GGCCTTGGGCGGCAAAGTTCAGGGTCTTGCCCTGCAAGGGGTCGCCGGTGGCTTCGCCGGACAATTTCAGGTCTTCGAACTTGTAGCGCTTCAAGGCCCGTTCGAAGCGCAGTTCACCCGTCACTTCGGTGCGTACGCGCACGGCTGGCTGGTTGCTGGACAGGAAGGCGGTCAGGGTGACCGGGATGTTGGTGGAGTCGTGGACCGGGCCGGTGCTCAGTTGGATGCTCTCGGCCGTGAACAGCTTGCCGGTCTGCTCGTCGGTGTATTCGACCCGGGCGTTGTTCACGGTCAGGCTGTCGATATCCAGGCGGGTCGGCTGGGCAGGTTTTTCTGCCGGGGTGCCGCCGGGCGGGGCCGGTTGTTCGGCCGGCACCGGTGCCGGCGCGTTCGCCGTCGACGCAGAGGCCGGCACCTTGCCGATGTCTTCCCAGTTGCCGTGCCCGTTCTTGTCACGGTTGAGCCGCAGGTTCAGGCCTTCGACCCGCACATCGCTCATCTGTACTTCCCGGCGCAGCAGCGGTATTACCCGGACCGAAAGGCCGAGCATCTGCAGGTCGGCGAAAGGCTGGGTCGGACTGGCCAAGGTCGCGACGCTGGCGTCGTGCAACTCAAGGCCCAGCCATGGAAACAGGCTCCAGCCGATGTCGCCATTGAGGGTCAGCTCGATGTGGGCCTTGTCGCGGGCTATCTGGCGGATCTCTTCTTTGTAGTCGTTGGGATCGAACAGGTGGGTCAGGGCAAAGCCCAGGGCCACAATGATCAGCAACAGCCCGAGAAGTACCAGACCCAGGATTTTGCCGAACGCTTTCATGGGCGAATCCTTGTAGGTTGAGTTCAAAATTTAGCCGGGAGTATAACGCTGTGGGTTGATGGTGGTGCGTTGGGTGCTCGTTATAAGTCCGGTGCGCAGGTCCATTGTGGGAGCGAGCTTGCTCGCGATAGCGGTGTGACAGTCACTGAATGTGTTGAGTGTGCGGCCGCCATCGCGAGCAAGCTCGCTCCCACAACAGCTCGACTAACGATGTGCATGAAAATTCCTGAAAAAATAAATCGTTAGCCCCCTATAGAAAACGAGCAGGCGTGCGATAAGACAGATGGCACGAAAAAGGTGATATCACTTTGGTTTTTACGCCGCGAGCAAATGGTAACCTTTGCCCGTTCGTCCGCCCTTCTGCGACTCGATGTCGCACACTATGGAGCTTCACCAGAAAATACAGCCATGCCTGCGTGCAATGAAGGCTGAGGGTGACGCGTGGCTGACGGACCATTCCAATAACTGGGGGATACACAATGAGCACGAGCATCACGGCTGGCGGCGTCGCCGACCAGCCAGCGTTCCTCTCCAAGGAACGTATCATCGCCAAGCCCGGTTTCAACCGGTGGTTGGTTCCACCGGCCGCACTGGCCATTCACCTCTGCATCGGCATGGCCTACGGCTTCTCGGTGTTCTGGTTGCCACTGTCCAAAGCCTTGGGTGTCACCAAGCCTGTGGCCTGTGCACCGGATATGAGCTTTATCTCGCAAGTTTTTTCGTCCCAATGTGACTGGCCGATCTCGATGCTCGGCTGGATCTACACCCTGTTCTTCATCTTCCTGGGTTGCTCGGCAGCCATCTGGGGCGGCTGGCTGGAACACGCCGGGCCACGCAAGGCTGGCGTTGTATCGGCATTGTGCTGGTGCGGTGGCCTGCTGATTTCGGCGCTGGGTGTCTATACCCACCAGATCTGGCTGATGTGGGTCGGTTCCGGAGTGATCGGTGGTATCGGCCTGGGCCTGGGCTACATTTCCCCGGTATCGACCCTGATCAAGTGGTTCCCGGACAAACGCGGCATGGCCACCGGCATGGCGATCATGGGCTTCGGCGGTGGTGCGATGGTCGGTGCTCCGCTGGCTGCGGCGCTGATGAGCCATTTCGCTTCGCCGACCGGCGTGGGCGTATGGCAGAGCTTCCTGGTCATGGCCGCGATCTACTTCGTGTTCATGATCGGTGGCGCCTTGTCGTACCGCGTTCCGCCAACCGGCTGGAAGCCTGAAGGCTGGACTCCGGCGCCGAAAAAAGCGTCGAACGCGATGATCACCCATCGTCACGTCCACGTGAGCGTCGCCTGGAAAACCCCGCAATTCGTGCTGGTGTGGCTGGTGCTGTGCCTGAACGTGTCCGCCGGTATCGGCATCATCGGCATGGCTTCGCCGCTGTTGCAGGAAGTGTTTGGCGGTAAGTTGCTTGGCAACGACCTGCCCTTCGGTCAGTTGGACGCCACGCAACTGGGTCAGATCGCGGCCATCGCCGCCGGTTTCACCGGTCTGTTGAGCCTGTTCAACATTGGCGGACGGTTCTTCTGGGCGTCCTTCTCGGATTACCTCGGTCGCAAGAACACCTACTTCGTGTTCTTCGCGTTGGGCGTTGTCCTGTACTCGTTGATCCCGAACCTCGGTCACCTGGGCAGCGTCGCGCTGTTCGTGGCGGCGTTCTGCATCATCCTGTCGATGTACGGCGGCGGTTTCGCCACCGTGCCGGCCTACCTGGCGGACCTGTTCGGTACGCAAATGGTTGGCGCGATCCACGGTCGCCTGCTGACCGCCTGGGCCGCAGCGGGCGTGCTGGGTCCGGTACTGGTGAACTACCTGCGTGAATATCAGCTGAGCATCGGCGTGGAACGTGCCGCGGCCTATGACATCACCTTGTACATCCTTGCTGGCCTGCTGGTACTGGGCTTCCTGTGCAACCTGATGGTTCGCCCGGTCGCCGACAAGTACTTCATGACCGACGCCGAACTGGCTGCCGAACAGGCGCTGGGCCATGACAAAGGTGCCGACAGCAGCACTTCGCTGGAGTGGAAAGCGGCGCCGGGCACCAAGCCCCTGGCGATCGCCGCCTGGCTGGTGGTGGGCATTCCGTTGGCGTGGGGTGTGTGGGTGACCCTGCAGAAGACGGCAGTGCTGTTCCACTAAGACCGTTGCCCTGGCCACCCGGTCAGGGCAACCCGATGTGGGAGCGAGCTTGCTCGCGATGGGGGCGGGTCAGTCGACATCATGGTCGGCTGATCCACCGCTATCGTGAGCAAGCTCGCTCCCACATTTTTTTTGTGTGTGGCGAAGCTTGTATGGACATGTCTATCGCCGACACCCCGTCAGTGATGTCACCTCTTGTGTTTCTGTTTGCCGCTCGCGCCCCTATAATGGCTGCCTTTTTCGCCCAATGATTTTGCGGAGCTGGTGATGGCCGAACGTAAGGCGTCTGTCGAGCGCGACACTCTGGAAACCCAGATCAAAGCCTCGATCAACCTGGATGGCACCGGAAAGGCCCGGTTTGATATCGGCGTGCCTTTTCTTGAGCACATGCTGGACCAGATCGCCCGTCACGGGCTGATCGACCTGGACATCGTCAGTAAGGGCGACCTGCATATCGACGACCACCACACGGTGGAAGACGTCGGTATTACCTTGGGCCAGGCCTTTACCAAAGCCATCGGCGACAAGAAGGGCATCCGTCGCTACGGCCATGCCTACGTGCCGCTCGATGAGGCGCTGTCGCGCGTGGTCATCGACTTCTCCGGTCGCCCGGGCCTGCAAATGCATGTGCCGTACACCCGTGCCACCGTTGGCGGCTTTGACGTTGACCTGTTCCAGGAATTCTTCCAGGGCTTCGTCAACCACGCCAACGTGACCTTGCACATCGATAACCTGCGCGGGCACAACACCCACCACCAGATCGAAACTGTGTTCAAGGCTTTCGGCCGCGCCCTGCGCATGGCCGTCGAGCTCGATGACCGCATGGCCGGCCAGATGCCTTCCACCAAGGGCGTCCTGTAATGCAGACGGTCGCCGTTATCGACTACGGCATGGGCAACCTGCACTCGGTGGCCAAGGCCCTCGAGCACGTGGGCGCCGGCAAGGTGCTGATCACCAGCGATGCCGACGTGATTCGCGAAGCTGACCGGGTGGTGTTCCCCGGCGTCGGTGCGATTCGCGATTGCATGGCCGAGATTCGTCGCCTGGGCTTCGACAAGCTGGTGCACGAAGTCAGCCAGGACCGTCCGTTCCTTGGCATCTGCGTGGGCATGCAAGCCTTGCTCGAGCGCAGCGAAGAGAACGACGGCGTCGATTGCATCTCCATGTTTCCAGGCCAGGTGAAGTTTTTCGGCAAGGGCCTGCATGAAGACGGCGAGCACTTGAAGGTTCCGCACATGGGCTGGAACGAAGTGAAGCAGACGGTGGATCACCCGCTGTGGCACAACATCCCGGACCTGGCGCGCTTCTACTTCGTGCACAGCTACTACATCGCCGCCGGCAATGCGCGGCAGGTGGTGGGCAGCGGTCACTATGGCGTCGATTTCGCCGCCGCCCTGGCCGATGGTTCGCGCTTCGCCGTTCAGTTCCACCCGGAGAAGAGCCATACCCATGGCCTGCAGCTGTTGCAGAACTTCGCAGCGTGGGACGGGCGCTGGTAATGGCTCGCAAGAAACCGCCGATCCTCACCCTCACGCCCGAGCAGGAGAGTGAAGCGAACCGCAAGATCCAGCGGTTCATGGAGGAGCGTTTCGAGCTGGACCTGGGTTCGTTCGAGGCGGCGGAAATTCTTGACCTGTTTACCCGCGAAATTGCTCCGCACTATTACAACAGGGCGATTTTCGATGTGCAGGCGCACCTTAAAGAAAGGTTCGAAAGCATCGAAAGCGACTTGTGGGCGCTCGAGAAAAACTGATTTTCGAGCCAAGCTGAATATTCGTATTTGAAGGTTTGCCAGATGCTGATTATCCCCGCTATCGATCTCAAGGACGGCGCTTGCGTACGTCTGCGTCAGGGCCGCATGGAAGACTCCACGGTGTTTTCCGATGACCCGGTGAGCATGGCCGCCAAGTGGGTGGAGGGTGGCTGCCGTCGCCTGCATCTGGTCGACCTGAACGGCGCCTTCGAAGGGCAGCCGGTCAATGGCGAAGTGGTCACGGCCATCGCCAAGCGCTACCCGAACCTGCCGATCCAGATCGGCGGCGGCATTCGTTCGCTGGAAACCATCGAGCACTACGTCAAGGCCGGCGTGAGCTACGTGATCATCGGCACCAAGGCTGTGAAGGAACCTGAGTTCGTCGCTGAAGCCTGCCGCGCCTTCCCGGGCAAGGTCATCGTGGGGCTCGACGCCAAGGACGGTTTCGTCGCCACCGATGGCTGGGCCGAAGTCAGCACCGTACAGGTGATCGACCTGGCCAAGCGTTTTGAGGCTGACGGCGTGTCCGCCATCGTCTACACCGACATCGCTAAAGACGGCATGATGCAGGGCTGCAACGTCCCGTTCACCGCCGCCCTGGCCGCCGCGACGAAGATCCCGGTCATCGCCTCCGGCGGTATCCACAACCTGGGTGATATCAAGGCACTGCTCGACGCCAAGGCGCCGGGCATCATCGGTGCGATCACCGGTCGCGCGATCTACGAAGGCACCCTGGACGTCGCCGAGGCCCAGGCCTTCTGCGATACCTATAAAGGCTGAGGACTCACCATGGCGCTGGCCAAACGCATCATCCCTTGCCTGGACGTGGACAACGGCCGGGTGGTCAAGGGTGTCAAGTTCGAGAACATCCGTGATGCCGGCGACCCGGTGGAAATCGCCCGTCGCTACGACGAACAGGGTGCGGACGAGATCACCTTCCTCGACATCACGGCCAGCGTCGATGGCCGCGATACCACGCTCCATACCGTCGAGCGCATGGCCAGCCAGGTGTTCATCCCGCTGACCGTGGGCGGTGGCGTGCGCACCGTGCAGGACATCCGCAACCTGCTCAATGCCGGTGCCGACAAGGTGTCGATCAACACTGCGGCGGTGTTCAACCCCGAATTCGTCGGTGAAGCGGCCCAGCACTTCGGCTCGCAGTGCATCGTCGTGGCCATCGACGCGAAGAAGGTTTCCGGCCCGGGCGAAACCCCGCGCTGGGAAATCTTCACCCACGGCGGCCGCAAACCCACGGGCCTCGACGCCGTGGAGTGGGCGAAGAAGATGGAAGGCCTGGGCGCCGGTGAAATCCTGCTGACCAGCATGGACCAGGACGGTATGAAAAACGGCTTCGACCTCGGTGTGACCCGCGCCATCAGCGATGCCCTGGGCATTCCGGTGATCGCTTCCGGCGGCGTCGGCAACCTGCAACACCTGGCCGACGGCATTCTGGAAGGTCATGCCAGCGCGGTGCTGGCGGCGAGCATTTTCCACTTCGGTGAATACACCGTGCCGGAAGCCAAGGCCTACATGGCGCATCGTGGTATCTGCATTCGCTGATCGCTGGACACCATGGCGGGCCCAAGGCACTCTTGGGCACACCATGGATTGCGGTAGCCCGACATGCTCAAACGCCTCGTTCTTGCCTTTGCCGGTGCCACGCTGCTGCTCGCAGGCACCGTCCGCGCCGCTGATACGTCGCTGGTGTTGCTGACGGAAAACTTCCCCCCATACAACATGGCCAAGAACGGCAAGAACTTCGCCCAGGACGAGAACATCCATGGCATTGCCGTGGACATCGTCCGCGAAATCTTCAAGCGTGCCGACATCTCCTACAGCCTGACGCTGCGTTTCCCTTGGGAGCGGATCTACAAACTCGCCTTGGAAAAACCTGGCTACGGTGTGTTTGTCATGGCGCGTTTGCCGGAGCGTGAAAAGCTTTTCAAATGGGTGGGCCCCATCGGCCCGGATGACTGGATCATGCTCGCCAAGGCCGACAGCAGTATTGC
The sequence above is drawn from the Pseudomonas sp. St316 genome and encodes:
- a CDS encoding OFA family MFS transporter, encoding MSTSITAGGVADQPAFLSKERIIAKPGFNRWLVPPAALAIHLCIGMAYGFSVFWLPLSKALGVTKPVACAPDMSFISQVFSSQCDWPISMLGWIYTLFFIFLGCSAAIWGGWLEHAGPRKAGVVSALCWCGGLLISALGVYTHQIWLMWVGSGVIGGIGLGLGYISPVSTLIKWFPDKRGMATGMAIMGFGGGAMVGAPLAAALMSHFASPTGVGVWQSFLVMAAIYFVFMIGGALSYRVPPTGWKPEGWTPAPKKASNAMITHRHVHVSVAWKTPQFVLVWLVLCLNVSAGIGIIGMASPLLQEVFGGKLLGNDLPFGQLDATQLGQIAAIAAGFTGLLSLFNIGGRFFWASFSDYLGRKNTYFVFFALGVVLYSLIPNLGHLGSVALFVAAFCIILSMYGGGFATVPAYLADLFGTQMVGAIHGRLLTAWAAAGVLGPVLVNYLREYQLSIGVERAAAYDITLYILAGLLVLGFLCNLMVRPVADKYFMTDAELAAEQALGHDKGADSSTSLEWKAAPGTKPLAIAAWLVVGIPLAWGVWVTLQKTAVLFH
- the hisB gene encoding imidazoleglycerol-phosphate dehydratase HisB — protein: MAERKASVERDTLETQIKASINLDGTGKARFDIGVPFLEHMLDQIARHGLIDLDIVSKGDLHIDDHHTVEDVGITLGQAFTKAIGDKKGIRRYGHAYVPLDEALSRVVIDFSGRPGLQMHVPYTRATVGGFDVDLFQEFFQGFVNHANVTLHIDNLRGHNTHHQIETVFKAFGRALRMAVELDDRMAGQMPSTKGVL
- the hisH gene encoding imidazole glycerol phosphate synthase subunit HisH, with the translated sequence MQTVAVIDYGMGNLHSVAKALEHVGAGKVLITSDADVIREADRVVFPGVGAIRDCMAEIRRLGFDKLVHEVSQDRPFLGICVGMQALLERSEENDGVDCISMFPGQVKFFGKGLHEDGEHLKVPHMGWNEVKQTVDHPLWHNIPDLARFYFVHSYYIAAGNARQVVGSGHYGVDFAAALADGSRFAVQFHPEKSHTHGLQLLQNFAAWDGRW
- a CDS encoding DUF2164 domain-containing protein codes for the protein MARKKPPILTLTPEQESEANRKIQRFMEERFELDLGSFEAAEILDLFTREIAPHYYNRAIFDVQAHLKERFESIESDLWALEKN
- the hisA gene encoding 1-(5-phosphoribosyl)-5-[(5-phosphoribosylamino)methylideneamino]imidazole-4-carboxamide isomerase, with protein sequence MLIIPAIDLKDGACVRLRQGRMEDSTVFSDDPVSMAAKWVEGGCRRLHLVDLNGAFEGQPVNGEVVTAIAKRYPNLPIQIGGGIRSLETIEHYVKAGVSYVIIGTKAVKEPEFVAEACRAFPGKVIVGLDAKDGFVATDGWAEVSTVQVIDLAKRFEADGVSAIVYTDIAKDGMMQGCNVPFTAALAAATKIPVIASGGIHNLGDIKALLDAKAPGIIGAITGRAIYEGTLDVAEAQAFCDTYKG
- the hisF gene encoding imidazole glycerol phosphate synthase subunit HisF, yielding MALAKRIIPCLDVDNGRVVKGVKFENIRDAGDPVEIARRYDEQGADEITFLDITASVDGRDTTLHTVERMASQVFIPLTVGGGVRTVQDIRNLLNAGADKVSINTAAVFNPEFVGEAAQHFGSQCIVVAIDAKKVSGPGETPRWEIFTHGGRKPTGLDAVEWAKKMEGLGAGEILLTSMDQDGMKNGFDLGVTRAISDALGIPVIASGGVGNLQHLADGILEGHASAVLAASIFHFGEYTVPEAKAYMAHRGICIR
- a CDS encoding ABC transporter substrate-binding protein; this encodes MLKRLVLAFAGATLLLAGTVRAADTSLVLLTENFPPYNMAKNGKNFAQDENIHGIAVDIVREIFKRADISYSLTLRFPWERIYKLALEKPGYGVFVMARLPEREKLFKWVGPIGPDDWIMLAKADSSIALDSLAQARQYKIGAYKGDAIAETLAKQGLKPIVVLRDQDNARKLLNGQIDLWATGDPAGRYLARQEGVTDLKTVLRFNSAELYLALNRDVPDDVVARLQAALDELRKEGEVDAIMARYL